The genomic stretch gtaggctctctctccctcagttatgcacatcaataacaacaagatctacaactaatgctagccagagcaagatgagccAAAATCTAACAAACaaagataaaccctctcaaaccttttcagctagttggccgtATAAATTCCACTGATTAAAAAAATGGGGAATTGTAACCTCCTCATCCTTTTGCTGCATGCCTGCCAAtacatgcttgtcccaaccaagcacccaagctaactggttaaagttagctagcttgctagctagctacttccagacacaaatgagagcagatgtcactctgaccattttacacgctgtaatagagctggttaggctgttaacATGTTATCAAGAGCATTCTTGACTAACTATTACTTTGTTCGCCTACATTTACTGACACCAGTCGTATTCAACAGGTGTtgcgcgttcgtaaattcatcagttgttATGATCTCACACACTCAGACGAGACCGCtatgaaatcggagtagatagccagagtgaatttgtgAAAGCAATAGATATGCTAACTGTATAACAGTCGTTCAAGTTcctgctagctaaccaaatgacacctgcatctctagctgtgcatAGTCACCGAAAAATTATATCAggggaaaaagtcagtcactcacccactcctccaatggcatgacatgacatcctcctagccagctatctagctaatgttaggctgtgtttttagcttgctacatagaTAGATacactagcctattagccacgttatgatTGACTTGTGATCGTTGCCCTTGCTAGttggattgtattgacattcccagccttttttttagacttttttttatttaacctttatttaactaggcaagtcagttgagaacaaattcttatttacaatgacagccaaccggggaacagtgggttataattcaccaatacattttttgggcAGTCCAAAAAATACTGCtctcaggttgtaaatcacagctggcctggtacattgtttgctgcctccatatgggatgcactgtttcagtttcaatggcTCAATATTCTGGAGAAAAATGGACAAATGTAActaagggctcccgagtggtgcagtggtctaaggcactgcatatcagtgcgagaggtgtcattacagtccttggtttgaatccaggctccATCAATAAGAATAAATAATTGTCTCCATAAGAACTCAAGATATGTTTGACTTTCTGTTGGTCAATATGACATGATTATGTATTTCAAAGCGAACAGTATGTTCTTcgcctgtgttctctctcttcagcccctccacctctttcccactctcagtctgttctcactGCTTGTCCGTCTGGTTCCCATGGCTAAGACAACATTCAGTTATTATATAGTCATTGGTTTACTTATAACATGATTTACTACATAAAAATCTAACTATATTCCATATCTTCAGCTCAAGCTCATCCACTTAGCTCTTATAGCATGTGAGTTCAGTCTTAGTGATGCTcaactcttctctctgctccaccacGATGGTTCCCAGGTTCTGCACCATGTCTCTCAGGTGTTTCAGCAAAGTCCAGATGTCAGGTTGGGTGGTGGTCTGTGGGTCAGTCAAGGGTGAAGTTTGGGTCTCGTCGTAAACTTTaaccccctgctctctccctgaGCCCATAGATGAACCATAATATGGACCTGTTATTTATCTAattcaaagtctctctctctctccctctcccgctccccaGTGAAGCCCTCTAAGCCACGATGTTGGATGGAGGGCCGGCTGTTAGAGGGTAGTGATGTTAAGATGAGCTGTAAGTCTGCAGACGGCTCTGACCCCATCAACTACAAATGGGAGAGGGTGCTGGACAAGGGAAAGTATGTAGGGAAGCTGCCCCCACTTGCCCTCATAGGTAAGCCCTCTAGTCCACTGCATACTCTTTCTGTGTGTGGATGTTTTTGCTGTGTGCATGGGTGCAACCATAAGTCTTCAAGACAAAATGACAAGTCTGTCATAAGTCAGATTAGTCTTTAGTCATAAACTGACTGAAAAGTAATCTTGATACCTGTTCTAAACATTTTCCTGCACTTTTGTGCCATATCCTCTTTTTTCAGATCCCCTTTAAGGGCTTTTGGGGCAGAACATACTTATGTAATTAAAGTATGTGTCAGAATGCCAGACCAATTTCAAATCAGATTTACCACCTCCAGTATCCTTATTTGTGTCCAGTCAAGTCACTCCCATGCAGACCCGACCAAGTTCTTATTCCATAACAAtcccttacctacatgtacctGTTCTGGGAAATTGGCCACAGTCACATCTCATACAGCAAAGGTCTGAGTTGTCCAATCCCAAATCAAACACCAGTCCCTACACCTTATGTTTTTGTGTACTGTAGATCTTCTAGGATTGGATAGTTTAGGTAATATGGCAAAAACTCCCCCTAGTCTATCAGAGGGTAATGCAATGCCGCAGATTCTTATCAAATCCTATTAGGGGCCGCTAGCCCCTAATAGTTTGGGATTGGGCCAATGATCATTGGTCCAAAAATCAGTAGCCTATATCAGGAACAGAGAACAGTACTATTCATCACACATCCACAGAAATATTATGAAAGTGATATTGCAGGAACATGCAGTAGAGACACCAGTTTGGATGGTCACTCTGAATTAGTTTACATTCTTAGCAATCATAATTCGGTGGTTGTTCAAACACTGTCCAAATAACCATCCCCTGCAATGGTGTTTCTGGATGGGATAGTTGAAAAAAGCTTTAAATTGCATCACAATCACTGTACCTTGTCCTGTTGTTTTTTTCTTGTGTAAGATTTGAAGAACTCGGAGATAGTGACACTGAGGAACCTGACCAAGGAGAGTACTGGGGTGTATAAATGTACCGCCAGCAACGATGTGGGAGAGGAGAGTTGCACCGTAGAGGTCAAGATACACTGTGAGTAGCCCAGGCTATAACCAACACAGATACACATACTGCCTCATATTATAACCCCATAGATGTTACCAAAAATGATCTGTAGGACTTCAAAACAGTATTAGCTATCACTTTCTCCCAACCTGTGAATCATATTTATCTTTGTGCGCGTTTCAGATGTGCGGGGCATGGGTGTGGTGGCAGGTGCCGTGGTGGGTGTGTCCTTCGGcgtcctcctcatcatcctcatcatctggCTGGTGTTCcgcaagaaggagaagaagaaatacgaggaggaggagacccctaACGagatcaggtacacacacagacccaaacACATTTAGGTTAGTGTGGTTAATTTCCCAGAGAATCAAATACACAGAACAAAATCAATCAGAAATAGCAAAAAGTAAATACACAAACAGATAGGGTGGGGGAaccctcacatcctctctctaACCTATGTTTTCCATCCCCTGTCCTCCCTATCCCGCTGGTACTGTAGCTCCAGTACAGCCGCACACTCCCTTACCTCTTAAAGCAGATACCAGCATCCTAAATGATGTCTGATAATGCTGCTGGCAGTGCTTGTTACAACAGCAGCTATTTTTGGCCAATAGCGTAGCATCCACGCTGTTGCCTATTTGCAAGTGTCAGGCTGAATTATGCAGGCACAGGGGGAATGCTGTGCATCAATAATGGAGTGGCACGGCGAGGGAAGAGTCACAGAGCAGACCGTCGCTTCGGTCCTGTTTACATATGGAGCATTAGTGGCGACACACCCACTCGTATGCACACACTCGCACACGGTCTGAGGTCAGACTACTGTTTAGAAAGGGTGAGGGGTTGCAAATGACTTAGTGATGATCAATCACATGTTGTTGATGTGCTGTCGTAACTTGATCTAACTAGGGTTCATTGTAAGAAGTGGATACCAGTTATTTAGCCATTCAGAGTACCATGTATTTGGCCAGTTACTTCAAATAATTATATGAAGACGTAAAAGTTCATAATGCATTGCATTTAAACCATTATACATGTGCTTTAATGCACTCATTGTGCATTATGTGGAAGGTTTTTATTTTCATTAATATTACCAATTATTCCTTCGATGTTCTGAGCCAcgcctgtctttgtctctgtctcagggAGGATGCTGAGGCTCCCAAGGCCAAACTGGTAAagcccaactctctctcctcgtcccacTCTGGCAGCTCCCGCTCAGGCACTTCCTCCACTCAATCCATGGTTCACAGCAGCGCTCCCCGGGGGCCGCACGCCCGCCTGCCCGCCGTGGCCACCCTCAAGGAGAACGGCCAGCCCCCCAGCTTCCTCCAACAGCCCCCCGCCTACACACAAGTGGTTCCCAAAACCCCAGAGCCCCGCACGGCCCCGGCCAAGCCCAGCCCTCCCCCCAAACTGGGCCCCAGGAACCTGGCCCGCATGGGTGCCACGCCGGTCATGATCCCTGCCCAGACCAAGGCCTTCCAGACTGtgtagagggaagggagggacaaAGGAGTGGACTTAGACAGACAGAAACAAGAAGCACCCGTACACAGCTGACAGCAACCCCCAGCCTGCCCCCAGAGACCCTGTGAAAATCAGCTATACCATAAAGTAAAACTCCCCGTTACTCATAGTCGCCATCTAAAAGTATAATTGAGAGCATTCTTATGAAGGGAGGATTTTCTTAAGAAGAGCTTTTGCCCCCCCTCTCCTGTACAAGCAATACACAGCCACATCTCACGTTCATATTCCCTTCCCGTGACCAC from Oncorhynchus tshawytscha isolate Ot180627B linkage group LG09, Otsh_v2.0, whole genome shotgun sequence encodes the following:
- the LOC112258074 gene encoding CXADR-like membrane protein; the encoded protein is MRVVMSGLFHTLFLVLLGVLTVCAQTEMKRVVGDNATLPCHHQFWAGDAPTLDIEWLLLKPSSKQRVVITYFAGRVYDPNEAEAGRLSLAGDYLKGDASLLISDLTLSDSGEYSCKVKNGGKYHWITVNLIVLVKPSKPRCWMEGRLLEGSDVKMSCKSADGSDPINYKWERVLDKGKYVGKLPPLALIDLKNSEIVTLRNLTKESTGVYKCTASNDVGEESCTVEVKIHYVRGMGVVAGAVVGVSFGVLLIILIIWLVFRKKEKKKYEEEETPNEIREDAEAPKAKLVKPNSLSSSHSGSSRSGTSSTQSMVHSSAPRGPHARLPAVATLKENGQPPSFLQQPPAYTQVVPKTPEPRTAPAKPSPPPKLGPRNLARMGATPVMIPAQTKAFQTV